From Candidatus Zixiibacteriota bacterium, the proteins below share one genomic window:
- the purN gene encoding phosphoribosylglycinamide formyltransferase, translated as MPLPVNLAVFISGGGSNLQSLIDAAKAGRLSARIVLVVSSRADAFGLERARREKIDTVVYKTKDYPSPEDAEKDLLKILEYYRVELIALAGYLKMIPVSVIKKYKGRITNIHPALLPKYGGKGMYGHYVHEAVIASKDKESGATVHLVDEIYDHGEILMQERVPVTPGDTPESLAERVLNVEHKIYPIALEQLIRGKFGDG; from the coding sequence ATGCCCTTGCCCGTTAATCTGGCGGTTTTCATATCCGGCGGCGGAAGTAACCTGCAGTCGTTGATTGACGCCGCCAAAGCGGGAAGATTGTCGGCGCGAATTGTGCTGGTGGTCTCCAGTCGCGCCGATGCTTTTGGTTTGGAGCGCGCCAGACGGGAAAAAATAGACACCGTTGTTTACAAAACCAAAGATTATCCCAGCCCGGAGGACGCCGAGAAAGATCTGCTGAAAATCCTGGAGTATTACCGTGTCGAACTTATCGCTTTGGCTGGATATCTGAAGATGATTCCGGTTTCTGTCATCAAGAAATATAAAGGCAGAATTACCAATATTCACCCGGCATTGCTGCCCAAATACGGTGGCAAAGGAATGTACGGCCATTATGTGCACGAGGCTGTCATTGCCTCGAAAGACAAGGAATCGGGGGCAACCGTTCATCTGGTGGATGAAATCTACGACCACGGAGAAATCCTGATGCAGGAAAGAGTGCCGGTCACGCCGGGCGATACGCCGGAGAGTTTGGCTGAAAGAGTTTTGAATGTCGAACACAAAATATATCCAATAGCCTTGGAACAATTAATTAGAGGAAAATTTGGTGATGGATAA